From the genome of Candidatus Kapaibacterium sp., one region includes:
- a CDS encoding aspartate-semialdehyde dehydrogenase — MGFRIAVVGATGLVGRTILQVLQERRFPVRELRLFASERSVGQLLTFNGEQVPVESFAPERLRGMELSLWSAGSALSREHAWNVAALDCLVVDNSSAWRHDPRVPLVVPEVNPEDLAEHSGVIANPNCATIQLVVVLAPIARQWGLRRVAVATYQSISGAGQKGLDQLYAELAGMDPPHKVAPRGIAFTTAFHPIGADGWSEEERKIVAETRRILQLPTLPISATCVRLPTIGGHAEAVWAETSEPFTLPELRALLSQQPGVVLVDDPESHLYPHPRIVAGRDEVFVGRLRIDDSVPSGLCCWIVADNLRKGAATNAVQIAELLCGLRPVSPSHHEHEAAD, encoded by the coding sequence ATGGGATTCCGCATCGCCGTAGTTGGTGCAACGGGGCTTGTTGGACGCACTATCCTGCAAGTCCTCCAGGAACGGCGCTTTCCGGTGCGGGAGCTGCGCCTTTTCGCCTCGGAGCGCTCTGTGGGACAGCTCCTTACCTTTAACGGCGAGCAAGTGCCTGTAGAAAGCTTCGCTCCGGAGCGACTCCGTGGGATGGAGCTATCGCTATGGTCTGCCGGATCGGCCCTAAGCCGAGAGCATGCCTGGAATGTTGCTGCTCTGGACTGCCTCGTCGTGGACAACAGCAGTGCCTGGCGTCACGACCCGCGAGTACCGCTCGTCGTCCCAGAGGTCAACCCAGAAGACCTAGCAGAGCACAGCGGTGTTATCGCAAATCCCAACTGTGCCACCATCCAGCTCGTGGTTGTGTTGGCACCGATCGCGCGACAATGGGGACTTCGCCGCGTTGCGGTGGCAACGTACCAGTCCATCAGCGGGGCGGGGCAGAAGGGACTAGACCAGCTCTATGCTGAGCTGGCTGGCATGGACCCACCGCATAAGGTTGCCCCGAGGGGAATTGCCTTCACCACTGCCTTTCACCCTATAGGAGCCGACGGCTGGAGCGAAGAGGAACGCAAGATCGTTGCCGAGACGCGCCGCATTCTCCAGCTTCCGACCCTACCAATCAGTGCCACCTGCGTCCGGTTACCAACCATAGGTGGACATGCCGAAGCCGTCTGGGCTGAAACCTCGGAACCCTTTACGCTGCCGGAGCTCCGGGCTCTCCTGAGTCAACAGCCGGGAGTCGTGCTGGTGGACGACCCAGAATCCCACCTCTATCCCCATCCCCGCATAGTTGCCGGACGGGATGAAGTCTTCGTAGGACGCCTGCGGATTGACGATTCGGTCCCGTCGGGGCTGTGCTGCTGGATCGTCGCCGACAACCTTCGCAAAGGCGCAGCTACGAATGCCGTCCAGATTGCCGAGCTCCTCTGTGGCCTCAGACCTGTCAGTCCCTCCCACCACGAGCATGAAGCTGCAGACTAG
- a CDS encoding carbon-nitrogen hydrolase: protein MALLRVAVVQFAPVLGDVQRNLATILELLDAAQGADVVVFPELATSGYFFLARCEVAAVAEPANGPTIERLHREAQRRQQVLVVGFPESARDKLYNAAAVLLPRATSAVVYRKTHLFYKEKLCFDPGDTGFVVVPVPELGVRIGVMICYDWRFPEAARTLALQGAELIACPSNLVTSAWERVMPVRALENRVYLAVANRTGVEQREGEELHFQGKSAIYGPEGEIYCRAGPEEQAVLVAELEIDRARDKTIGPFGDIFADRRPEYYRL from the coding sequence ATGGCCTTGCTGCGGGTGGCCGTGGTACAATTCGCTCCTGTCCTTGGTGACGTTCAGCGCAATCTTGCCACCATTCTGGAGCTTCTGGATGCGGCGCAAGGAGCCGACGTTGTAGTTTTCCCCGAGCTAGCAACCTCAGGCTACTTCTTCCTTGCGCGGTGTGAAGTTGCTGCCGTAGCTGAGCCAGCAAATGGTCCTACGATAGAGCGGCTGCACCGCGAGGCCCAGCGGCGGCAGCAAGTGCTCGTCGTTGGTTTCCCGGAGTCTGCTCGGGACAAGCTCTACAACGCTGCGGCAGTGCTGCTGCCCAGAGCCACATCTGCCGTGGTCTATCGCAAGACGCACCTCTTCTACAAGGAGAAGCTCTGCTTCGATCCGGGCGATACTGGATTTGTCGTCGTTCCAGTGCCAGAACTGGGGGTCCGGATTGGGGTGATGATCTGCTACGACTGGCGCTTCCCAGAGGCAGCTCGCACGTTGGCTCTACAGGGAGCGGAGCTCATTGCCTGTCCCTCTAACTTGGTCACCTCTGCGTGGGAGAGGGTTATGCCAGTACGGGCGCTAGAGAACAGGGTCTACCTAGCTGTGGCTAACCGTACAGGTGTTGAGCAGCGTGAAGGCGAGGAACTGCACTTTCAGGGCAAGTCAGCCATCTACGGTCCGGAGGGAGAGATTTACTGCCGAGCCGGACCAGAGGAGCAGGCCGTACTCGTCGCAGAGCTTGAGATAGATCGAGCTCGCGACAAGACAATCGGTCCTTTTGGGGATATCTTCGCTGACCGGCGCCCAGAGTACTATCGACTATGA
- a CDS encoding carboxypeptidase M32 has protein sequence MMAHATGRIQQRTLTRLRAELSELMRTVQHLRSALALLGWDQETYMPSRAAERRAQHIATLEELVYRELTSSRARRLAERLQQLLPQLPDSDQRMARLFLREFRRVGALPRRLAVELAHTRALAVESWRYARKENDFQLFAPYLRQLIELKREQIGHYGYAEHPYDALLELYEPGMRTSTLQNLLEEVAQNMRELLSWVQNRPQPQPFLHPAPCAAQFVLGRAICEAIGFRLDQGRIDYATHPFCTMFGPEDVRITTRCDEEDPRTCLYSFLHELGHALYDQNLPPELADTFAGDGASTAIHESQALFWEDIIGRSLAFCQWAAPLWRRHFNGMLSTPWADLTPELLFRTVNFVQPSLIRIEADEVTYHFHILLRFRLEVALITEELQVRDIPEAWNAGMEELLGLRPPDDRTGCLQDIHWSLGDFGYFPCYTLGKLYAAMFWKRLREELPDVEQLIAQGTFGPIVEWLRRNIYSAGALKTPQELLAEVTGEGLSIRDFVDYITAKLERVYAEPS, from the coding sequence ATGATGGCACATGCAACCGGCCGTATCCAGCAGCGGACGCTTACGCGGCTTCGCGCGGAGCTTAGCGAGCTGATGCGGACAGTACAGCATCTGCGCTCTGCGCTCGCGCTGTTGGGGTGGGACCAGGAGACCTACATGCCATCCCGAGCTGCCGAGCGTCGCGCCCAGCACATAGCAACTTTAGAAGAGCTTGTGTACCGCGAGCTCACCAGCTCACGAGCTCGCCGCTTGGCTGAGCGCCTTCAGCAGCTTCTGCCTCAGCTCCCTGACTCGGACCAGCGGATGGCCCGCCTCTTCCTACGGGAGTTCCGTCGCGTCGGTGCCCTTCCACGACGGCTAGCTGTAGAGCTAGCCCACACCCGAGCCCTTGCCGTGGAAAGCTGGCGATACGCCCGAAAAGAGAACGACTTCCAACTTTTCGCCCCGTACTTGCGCCAGCTCATAGAGCTGAAGCGCGAGCAGATAGGCCATTACGGCTATGCCGAGCATCCCTACGACGCCCTTCTGGAGCTGTATGAGCCTGGAATGCGCACCAGTACACTCCAGAACCTGCTGGAGGAAGTTGCCCAGAACATGCGTGAGTTGCTCTCTTGGGTCCAGAACCGTCCCCAGCCACAGCCTTTCCTCCATCCTGCCCCTTGCGCGGCTCAATTCGTGCTCGGCCGTGCTATCTGCGAGGCGATCGGGTTTAGGTTAGACCAGGGTCGAATCGACTACGCCACTCATCCCTTCTGCACGATGTTCGGCCCCGAGGACGTGCGAATTACCACCCGCTGCGACGAAGAGGACCCACGGACATGCCTCTACAGCTTCCTCCATGAGCTGGGACACGCTCTCTACGACCAGAATCTTCCCCCGGAGCTAGCCGACACTTTCGCTGGCGATGGAGCCTCTACGGCCATCCACGAATCTCAGGCGCTGTTTTGGGAGGACATCATCGGTCGCAGTCTCGCCTTCTGCCAGTGGGCCGCCCCCTTGTGGCGGAGACACTTCAACGGTATGCTCTCCACCCCTTGGGCTGACCTAACTCCAGAGCTGCTCTTCCGCACGGTCAACTTCGTCCAGCCCTCGCTCATTCGCATAGAGGCCGACGAGGTAACATACCATTTCCACATCCTCCTCCGCTTCCGCCTAGAGGTTGCGCTCATCACCGAAGAGCTGCAAGTCAGAGACATCCCCGAAGCCTGGAATGCAGGCATGGAGGAGCTTTTAGGATTACGCCCACCCGATGACCGCACCGGCTGCCTGCAGGACATCCACTGGTCGCTGGGGGACTTCGGATACTTCCCTTGCTACACCTTGGGCAAGCTGTACGCGGCGATGTTCTGGAAACGCTTGCGGGAGGAGCTCCCTGACGTTGAGCAGTTGATCGCCCAGGGCACCTTTGGACCAATCGTAGAGTGGCTCCGCCGAAACATCTACTCTGCTGGTGCCCTCAAGACCCCTCAAGAGCTGCTTGCCGAGGTCACTGGCGAAGGGCTATCAATCCGCGACTTCGTGGACTACATCACCGCAAAACTCGAGCGCGTTTACGCAGAACCGTCATAG
- a CDS encoding protein-disulfide reductase DsbD family protein, with translation MRSPLRLLAIGLVSALCSAAQSNSPVELSVSPPVLRRPAGDTASITVRLQLKPGWYTYSLTPQVNADGIGPEPLRLSVAPASVVELVGRIRAPRPQRKYDEGFQMEVEYYTGSVLFHLPIRITAPQPGRYGAQVVVVYQVCDSIRCLPPEEARLPIELVVEAAAVEAAPSDTSTPPPQATSVLEHRTSAPQTQSPAPPAEQSKVAAPQNIWLLLSIAAGAGAFALLTPCVFPMIPITVSFFTKRAERNRRRAIRDALLYALGIMATFVGLGFLLSLLFGATGIQEFATNPWVNLGIAALFVAFALNLFGAYELMLPPRLLNRLHQASERHGTVGVLLMGLTFSLTSFTCTMPFVGTALVAIAAGEWFYPLLGMTAFSAVFAAPFFLLALFPAAIAGLPRAGAWMNNLKVVMGFLELAAAVKFLSNADLVWGWGIITRELFLASWVICGAFITLYVLGFFRLPHDTPIEQVGPARVIIATLFGTITIWLATGLWDKPLGELEAFLPPRDYHELIGKDPSQLSMPRLAPTSQELEWYDNLETALAEAQRSGRPVFIDFTGFTCTNCRWMETNIFPKPQVRSLLDSMVRVRLFTDRLTEPFISNKRLQQERFGTIELPFYAILTPSGRTIATTGFTRDPDEFASFLRRAFQHRVGSLY, from the coding sequence ATGCGATCCCCCCTGCGATTGCTCGCCATAGGACTTGTGAGCGCACTCTGCTCTGCTGCGCAGTCAAATTCTCCGGTAGAGCTTAGCGTCTCCCCGCCCGTCCTGCGCCGGCCCGCCGGCGACACGGCCTCGATTACCGTTCGACTACAGTTGAAGCCCGGCTGGTATACCTACAGCCTCACCCCACAGGTCAACGCTGACGGGATAGGTCCAGAGCCCTTGCGATTGAGCGTCGCTCCAGCCTCTGTGGTGGAGTTGGTAGGAAGAATCCGCGCCCCTCGCCCACAACGTAAGTATGACGAGGGCTTCCAGATGGAGGTGGAGTACTACACAGGCAGTGTCCTCTTCCACCTCCCCATTCGCATTACGGCACCACAACCGGGCCGCTACGGAGCACAGGTGGTTGTAGTCTACCAGGTCTGTGACTCCATCCGCTGCCTCCCGCCCGAAGAAGCCCGCTTGCCAATCGAGCTCGTCGTCGAAGCTGCTGCGGTTGAGGCAGCCCCTTCGGATACCTCTACTCCACCGCCACAAGCTACCTCTGTCCTCGAGCACCGAACATCTGCACCGCAGACTCAAAGTCCAGCTCCGCCAGCAGAGCAGTCGAAGGTGGCAGCACCACAGAACATCTGGCTCCTGCTGAGCATTGCAGCCGGTGCTGGAGCTTTTGCGCTCTTGACGCCGTGCGTCTTCCCGATGATTCCCATCACCGTCTCCTTCTTCACGAAGCGAGCAGAGCGGAATCGGCGGCGCGCCATACGCGATGCCCTGCTGTATGCACTGGGCATCATGGCAACATTCGTCGGCTTAGGATTCCTACTCTCCCTCCTGTTTGGCGCAACAGGCATTCAGGAGTTTGCAACGAACCCGTGGGTCAACCTAGGAATTGCTGCTCTCTTCGTTGCCTTCGCACTCAACCTGTTCGGCGCTTACGAGCTGATGCTCCCCCCCAGGCTGCTGAACCGACTCCACCAGGCATCGGAACGGCACGGCACTGTAGGCGTGCTGCTCATGGGGTTAACCTTCTCGCTGACCTCCTTCACCTGCACAATGCCCTTCGTCGGCACAGCTCTCGTGGCAATTGCCGCTGGAGAATGGTTCTATCCACTGCTGGGAATGACGGCGTTCTCCGCTGTGTTCGCTGCTCCTTTCTTCCTGCTTGCGCTCTTCCCAGCGGCCATAGCCGGACTACCCCGAGCCGGAGCATGGATGAACAACCTCAAAGTCGTGATGGGATTCCTGGAGTTGGCAGCAGCGGTGAAATTCCTCAGCAACGCCGACTTAGTGTGGGGGTGGGGCATCATCACGCGAGAGCTCTTCCTCGCAAGTTGGGTCATTTGCGGGGCCTTCATCACTCTCTATGTCCTTGGGTTCTTCCGCCTACCCCATGACACGCCGATAGAGCAGGTAGGACCGGCGCGTGTCATCATAGCTACTCTCTTCGGGACCATCACGATATGGCTGGCAACAGGGCTATGGGACAAGCCCTTGGGTGAACTCGAGGCATTCCTACCCCCACGTGACTACCACGAGCTCATAGGGAAGGACCCCTCGCAGCTCTCTATGCCAAGACTTGCTCCAACGTCCCAGGAACTGGAGTGGTACGACAACCTCGAGACAGCCCTCGCCGAAGCACAGCGTTCCGGACGCCCTGTCTTCATAGACTTTACGGGCTTCACCTGCACCAATTGCCGATGGATGGAGACCAACATCTTCCCGAAACCGCAGGTCCGGTCGCTCTTAGACAGCATGGTCCGGGTACGCCTCTTCACGGATCGCCTCACCGAGCCCTTCATCTCCAATAAGCGCCTCCAGCAAGAGCGCTTCGGGACGATAGAGCTCCCTTTCTACGCCATCTTGACCCCTTCAGGACGGACAATCGCAACGACAGGCTTCACTCGAGATCCGGATGAGTTCGCCTCGTTCCTCCGCAGAGCATTTCAGCATCGAGTCGGGTCCCTCTACTGA